The proteins below come from a single Microbulbifer sp. Q7 genomic window:
- a CDS encoding TIGR03364 family FAD-dependent oxidoreductase gives MKFDLAIVGAGALGSFAAYRALKRGYRVLLIDSGQQARGATVRNFGQVVPSGMEIGVWRDLGMRSLDLYRELQPVSGSTIWQQGSLYVASSPEEAQLLDELDEINRELGYPSKRLSPAQCLAHNPALRAGYCQGGLFFPGDMSAETSTLMPIFWQRLAADSALTLLPNTTVTAIEDSATAVGNGVRLTTAAGEQVHTDQVLICCGHLLNRLYPEHLQTPEMQIAKLQMMRIAPAGNITLPGNLLTGLTLRRYGAFKSCPSFTRLPPHGLNRGYDEFDIHILVRQSADGSLILGDSHEYFAASQSGSLDYEISTHINELMLTEAKRILDLPHWRVDSTWNGYYSQENQRGVLLDSPSTHVHLVTGIGGKGMTTGPALMERVVDNLMAGRPLEDSLANP, from the coding sequence ATGAAATTTGATCTTGCCATTGTGGGCGCCGGTGCCCTCGGTAGCTTCGCCGCCTATCGTGCGCTAAAACGTGGCTACCGTGTATTGCTGATCGATTCAGGACAGCAGGCACGGGGCGCAACCGTCAGAAATTTTGGACAAGTCGTGCCCTCTGGTATGGAAATCGGCGTGTGGCGCGATCTCGGTATGCGCTCGCTCGATCTTTACCGAGAACTGCAACCCGTGTCCGGAAGCACCATCTGGCAACAGGGCTCCCTGTATGTGGCGTCCTCCCCGGAGGAGGCACAGCTACTGGATGAGCTCGATGAAATCAACCGCGAGCTCGGCTACCCATCCAAGCGACTGAGCCCCGCCCAATGTCTTGCCCACAACCCCGCACTGCGCGCCGGCTACTGCCAGGGTGGCCTGTTTTTCCCAGGAGATATGAGTGCGGAAACCAGCACACTGATGCCGATTTTTTGGCAGCGGCTGGCCGCAGACAGCGCTCTCACCCTGCTGCCAAACACCACCGTGACGGCCATTGAAGACAGCGCAACAGCTGTGGGCAACGGCGTGCGCCTCACTACCGCTGCGGGCGAGCAGGTGCATACCGATCAGGTATTGATTTGCTGCGGGCACCTGCTCAATCGTCTGTACCCGGAACATCTGCAGACACCAGAGATGCAAATTGCCAAGCTGCAAATGATGCGTATCGCCCCCGCCGGAAACATCACATTACCGGGCAACCTGCTGACCGGACTGACGCTGCGCCGTTACGGCGCCTTTAAAAGCTGCCCCAGCTTTACCCGACTACCGCCACACGGCCTTAACCGCGGCTACGACGAATTTGATATCCATATCCTGGTGCGGCAGTCGGCCGATGGCAGCCTGATTCTCGGCGACTCCCATGAATACTTCGCCGCCTCGCAGTCCGGATCCCTGGACTATGAGATATCCACCCACATTAACGAACTCATGCTCACAGAAGCCAAACGCATTCTCGACCTGCCTCACTGGCGTGTAGACAGCACCTGGAATGGCTACTACAGCCAGGAGAACCAACGTGGTGTATTGCTGGACTCCCCCAGTACACATGTGCACCTGGTGACGGGCATCGGCGGCAAGGGCATGACCACCGGACCCGCGCTAATGGAACGGGTGGTGGACAACCTGATGGCCGGCAGACCTCTGGAGGACAGCCTTGCAAACCCGTGA
- a CDS encoding DUF5690 family protein, giving the protein MSAPFHARSKSLALVTFAGLSAFFTYFCMYAFRKPFTAATYEQVEGWHFALDYKVALIIAQLLGYALSKFIGIKVISELRATQRGVLLVGLVLISYLALVLFALIPAPFNVALLFLNGLPLGMVWGLVFSYLEGRRVTEALGAILCASLIVSSGAVKAVAGYLMLEWQVPEQWMPAVVGLLFIPGLILSVAALSRTPKPDQQDFAARQQRVPMSGQMRLAFMRETGAGLAALVLTYVFLTAFRDFTDNFAAELWQSLGYGSTPEIFLTSTLPVTLIVLGALALLIFVRDNYLALRFNQTVVALGGITCVCASLAFEAGNIDGALWMIAVNTGLYMGFIPFNCLLFERLVACTRSLGNAGFAIYLADSSGYLGSVAVMLYKTFATPELAWLDFTLQFAYVVGAACTLLMLFSMLYFRRLQTDAYPVQSAAYPTV; this is encoded by the coding sequence ATGTCAGCACCATTCCATGCCAGGAGTAAAAGCCTGGCCCTGGTGACATTCGCCGGGCTGTCGGCGTTCTTCACCTATTTCTGCATGTACGCCTTCCGCAAGCCGTTTACTGCGGCAACCTATGAGCAGGTGGAGGGGTGGCATTTCGCGCTGGATTACAAGGTAGCGCTGATCATTGCCCAGCTTTTGGGCTACGCCCTGTCCAAGTTTATTGGTATCAAGGTCATCTCTGAACTGCGCGCCACACAGCGGGGCGTATTGCTGGTTGGGCTGGTTCTGATCAGCTATCTGGCGTTAGTACTGTTTGCGCTCATACCAGCGCCCTTCAATGTAGCCCTCTTGTTTTTGAATGGTCTGCCGCTGGGTATGGTGTGGGGGCTGGTATTCAGCTATCTCGAGGGGCGCAGGGTCACCGAGGCCTTGGGTGCCATTCTTTGCGCGAGCCTGATCGTGTCTTCCGGGGCAGTTAAGGCGGTGGCTGGCTATCTGATGCTTGAGTGGCAGGTGCCCGAGCAGTGGATGCCGGCAGTAGTAGGTCTTTTGTTTATACCCGGACTGATCTTGTCCGTCGCGGCACTTTCCCGCACACCCAAACCAGACCAGCAGGATTTTGCGGCACGTCAGCAACGCGTCCCCATGAGCGGGCAGATGCGCCTTGCCTTTATGCGCGAAACGGGCGCGGGGCTCGCTGCACTGGTTCTAACCTATGTATTTCTGACTGCGTTTCGCGATTTCACCGATAACTTTGCCGCGGAGTTGTGGCAATCCCTGGGTTACGGCAGTACGCCGGAAATTTTTCTGACCAGTACATTGCCCGTCACCCTGATCGTCCTCGGTGCGCTCGCACTGCTGATATTCGTGCGCGACAACTACCTCGCCCTGCGTTTTAACCAGACAGTGGTCGCACTCGGCGGTATCACCTGCGTTTGCGCTTCACTGGCGTTTGAGGCGGGCAACATTGATGGAGCGCTGTGGATGATCGCCGTCAATACCGGCTTGTATATGGGGTTCATCCCGTTCAATTGTCTGCTGTTCGAGCGGCTAGTGGCCTGTACCCGATCTCTTGGCAATGCGGGGTTCGCCATCTATCTCGCAGACAGTAGCGGTTATCTGGGCAGCGTGGCGGTAATGCTCTACAAAACTTTTGCCACTCCGGAGCTGGCCTGGCTCGATTTCACCTTGCAATTTGCCTACGTGGTCGGCGCGGCCTGCACGCTGCTAATGCTGTTCTCCATGCTCTATTTTCGCCGCCTGCAAACTGACGCCTACCCCGTCCAGTCAGCGGCTTACCCCACCGTTTAG
- the phnX gene encoding phosphonoacetaldehyde hydrolase — MNAPSLNAAIFDWAGTLVDFGSRAPLRAFMQVFANAGIAVDEAETRIPMGTEKKEHIRRMLQQARIRDAWREQHGRFASEEDIDALYTELAPIQRAEIDHHSTPVPGAAALFSDLRARGFKLGSTTGYSRGMIDGMLEKAAAADIQPDCVVAADEAAGARPGPAAALKNVIALEIGSVAQCVKVDDTSAGILEGRNAGMWTVAVVLSGNALGLSHEAWERMDEAQQTPLRQAAYRKMAGCGAHYLIDDIRQLEPVLVDIDRRLALGERP, encoded by the coding sequence ATGAACGCACCTTCGCTTAACGCCGCCATTTTTGACTGGGCTGGCACGCTCGTGGACTTCGGTTCACGCGCACCACTGCGCGCATTTATGCAGGTATTTGCCAATGCCGGCATCGCCGTCGACGAGGCCGAAACCCGCATCCCTATGGGGACAGAAAAAAAAGAGCATATCCGCCGCATGCTGCAACAAGCGCGGATCCGGGATGCCTGGCGGGAGCAGCATGGCCGCTTTGCCAGCGAAGAGGATATCGACGCGCTGTACACCGAACTGGCACCGATCCAGCGCGCCGAAATCGATCACCACAGCACGCCCGTGCCCGGGGCTGCCGCGCTGTTCAGCGACCTGCGCGCGCGGGGTTTTAAGCTGGGCAGCACCACCGGATACAGTCGTGGAATGATCGATGGCATGCTCGAAAAAGCCGCCGCGGCAGATATCCAGCCGGATTGTGTGGTGGCCGCTGATGAGGCTGCGGGCGCACGCCCTGGCCCCGCTGCCGCACTGAAAAATGTGATTGCGCTGGAAATCGGCTCCGTCGCGCAATGCGTAAAAGTCGACGACACTTCCGCCGGTATCCTCGAAGGCCGCAATGCGGGTATGTGGACCGTCGCCGTCGTACTTTCGGGCAATGCGCTGGGTCTGTCGCACGAGGCTTGGGAGCGCATGGACGAGGCACAGCAAACGCCCTTGCGGCAAGCCGCCTACCGCAAAATGGCTGGCTGCGGCGCCCACTATCTGATAGACGACATCCGCCAGCTGGAGCCAGTACTGGTCGACATCGACCGCCGACTGGCCCTTGGTGAACGCCCCTGA
- a CDS encoding HD domain-containing protein, with product MQTREAHSKPGLVIKPVRPVAAIRNLLEQYGALTLGERCTQYQHGAQCAALAQAAGASEALIGAAFLHDIGHLIALDRRLLGTNRLGHRDHAVIGASQLRRWGFPPEVVEPIALHVEAKRYLASTATDYRAKLSAASADTLQQQGMQMSDAQQYAFITNPFSEDALALRHWDDAGKQADIDCRNLAHWLQVCERLLPPSSNQTYEEQHERTFA from the coding sequence TTGCAAACCCGTGAAGCGCACAGCAAACCCGGACTTGTCATAAAACCTGTGCGCCCGGTCGCGGCTATCCGCAACCTGCTGGAACAGTACGGGGCACTGACGCTCGGTGAGCGCTGTACCCAATATCAGCACGGGGCGCAATGCGCTGCACTGGCACAGGCAGCCGGAGCCTCCGAGGCGCTGATCGGTGCCGCATTTTTGCACGACATCGGACATTTGATTGCCCTGGACCGAAGACTTCTGGGCACCAACCGTCTTGGGCACCGGGATCACGCCGTCATCGGCGCCTCTCAGTTGCGCCGCTGGGGGTTTCCGCCAGAGGTAGTCGAGCCAATAGCCCTGCACGTTGAAGCCAAGCGCTACCTGGCATCCACCGCTACGGATTATCGGGCGAAGTTGTCCGCCGCCAGTGCCGACACCTTGCAACAACAAGGCATGCAGATGTCGGATGCACAGCAGTACGCTTTTATTACAAATCCATTCAGCGAGGACGCCCTGGCACTGCGCCACTGGGACGATGCGGGCAAGCAGGCGGACATCGACTGCCGCAACCTGGCGCACTGGCTGCAGGTCTGCGAGCGCCTTTTACCGCCATCCAGCAACCAAACCTATGAGGAACAACATGAACGCACCTTCGCTTAA
- a CDS encoding UTRA domain-containing protein: MPNTQSEIKAFIQNLISDGRLQHNQKLPSERELVDQLETTRITLREGLTRLESEGVIYRQNRRGWFVAPARFMMNPAQKVDFNSMAQDQGFTPSTEILQQHRCGVRREISSAFGAAANSRYLHLRRVRGLDGRAVMVEDSYLPLSRYENLDEFDLSASVTAILKKHFNVGVASETCRILIANLEQEHAEPLGIHTGAMGLKIVRLRYDSAHKLIDYNIEYWLPHAIEMEVTTR, encoded by the coding sequence TTGCCAAATACACAAAGTGAAATCAAAGCGTTTATTCAGAACCTGATCAGCGATGGGCGGCTGCAGCACAACCAGAAGCTACCCTCGGAGCGAGAGCTGGTGGATCAGCTGGAGACCACGCGCATTACCCTGCGTGAAGGCCTTACACGGCTGGAAAGTGAAGGAGTCATTTACCGGCAAAACCGCCGCGGCTGGTTTGTGGCCCCCGCCCGGTTCATGATGAACCCGGCCCAGAAAGTGGACTTCAACAGCATGGCCCAGGATCAGGGATTCACGCCCTCAACGGAAATCCTGCAGCAGCACCGCTGTGGTGTCCGGCGGGAAATCTCGTCGGCATTCGGGGCAGCGGCCAACAGCCGCTACCTGCACCTGCGCAGAGTCCGCGGGCTGGACGGTCGCGCCGTGATGGTGGAAGACAGCTATCTGCCCCTGTCTCGCTACGAAAATCTCGACGAATTTGATTTGTCTGCCTCCGTGACGGCCATCCTCAAGAAACATTTCAACGTCGGCGTCGCCTCCGAGACCTGCCGCATCCTCATCGCCAACCTCGAACAGGAACACGCCGAACCACTGGGTATCCATACCGGCGCAATGGGCCTGAAAATCGTCCGTTTGCGATACGACAGCGCGCACAAGCTGATTGATTACAACATCGAGTACTGGCTGCCACACGCCATCGAAATGGAAGTCACCACCCGCTAG